In Cytobacillus oceanisediminis, the following proteins share a genomic window:
- a CDS encoding LysM peptidoglycan-binding domain-containing protein gives MKDYIRRFFIAGIMALCVSLLFLGGKHSKAAEPKISELTEHWVWPADGVITDTFGTREGQHKGIDIAGDSGSPVYSVDAGFVSRSYYSQTYGNVIFIKHNNQTETVYAHLDKRFSAEGENVVQGQKIGLMGSTGDSSGVHLHFEIHTQAWTADKINAVDPSVAFGIGEVGQAVNAVIKDENAREVSARPSNFESGKIKNDSEETYHIVKTGETLWSIAAHYNLQAGDIADLNNINPDNIFSGQKLLIKLEKSIEYTVKQGDTLSSIAKMHDTTAEAIKDLNNADSDIIKIGQILIIRKK, from the coding sequence ATGAAGGATTACATAAGACGTTTCTTTATCGCAGGAATAATGGCTCTTTGTGTGAGTCTGTTATTTCTGGGAGGGAAGCATTCTAAAGCTGCCGAGCCAAAAATTTCGGAACTGACAGAGCATTGGGTATGGCCTGCAGATGGTGTAATTACAGATACGTTTGGGACAAGGGAAGGGCAGCATAAAGGCATCGATATAGCTGGAGATTCCGGGTCTCCTGTTTATTCTGTTGACGCAGGATTTGTATCGAGGTCTTATTATTCCCAAACATACGGGAACGTGATATTCATTAAACATAACAACCAAACTGAAACAGTATACGCCCATCTGGATAAACGCTTTTCTGCTGAAGGTGAAAATGTTGTGCAGGGACAGAAAATCGGACTGATGGGAAGCACGGGTGACTCCTCAGGGGTGCATCTCCATTTTGAAATACATACACAGGCATGGACAGCTGATAAAATAAATGCGGTTGATCCCTCTGTTGCATTTGGGATAGGAGAAGTTGGACAAGCTGTAAATGCAGTGATTAAAGATGAAAATGCGCGTGAAGTTTCAGCACGGCCGTCTAATTTTGAGTCAGGGAAAATAAAAAATGATTCCGAGGAAACTTACCATATAGTTAAAACAGGGGAAACATTATGGTCTATTGCTGCACACTATAATCTGCAGGCCGGGGATATTGCGGATTTAAATAATATTAATCCTGATAACATTTTTTCAGGTCAAAAGCTATTGATAAAGCTCGAGAAATCTATAGAATACACTGTTAAACAGGGAGATACTCTATCTTCTATAGCAAAAATGCATGATACAACAGCAGAAGCAATCAAAGACTTAAATAATGCAGATTCAGATATTATAAAAATTGGACAAATTCTAATCATTCGCAAAAAATAG
- a CDS encoding histidinol-phosphatase — protein MLTDYHNHLENGTLSLDYLKKFTDAAVQKGIESFGISEHAYHFYQTADILQNPWVNERRFYDMKDYVNVFHEAWSNDIDVKMSIEMDYTPGKHGEMEKFINSYSFDYVIGSIHWIGDFGIDLAEFRKEWDKRDLYDVYRKYFDQVVTLAQSNLFDIVGHLDLVKIFKYVPQDEEFLLEQYDRAANALAESKTCVEISTAGLRKPVGELYPDKRLLQKCHEKNIPIVLSSDAHFPEHVGADFEKAIDLAKEVGYKSIMTFSKGERKEYPLG, from the coding sequence ATGCTTACAGACTATCATAATCATCTCGAAAATGGCACGTTGAGCCTGGATTATTTAAAGAAATTCACAGATGCTGCAGTTCAAAAAGGGATTGAATCTTTTGGAATTTCAGAGCATGCATATCATTTCTACCAGACAGCAGACATCCTGCAGAATCCATGGGTAAACGAAAGGCGCTTTTATGATATGAAAGACTATGTGAATGTTTTTCATGAAGCTTGGAGCAATGACATAGATGTGAAGATGTCGATCGAAATGGACTACACACCCGGCAAACATGGTGAAATGGAGAAGTTTATCAATAGTTATTCTTTTGACTATGTAATCGGATCCATTCATTGGATTGGAGATTTCGGTATAGACCTGGCTGAATTTAGAAAAGAATGGGATAAACGGGATCTATATGATGTATATCGAAAGTATTTTGATCAGGTGGTCACTCTGGCTCAGTCAAATTTATTCGATATTGTTGGCCATTTAGACCTCGTGAAAATTTTTAAATATGTTCCACAGGACGAAGAATTTTTGCTGGAGCAATATGATCGTGCAGCCAATGCGCTGGCAGAATCCAAGACATGTGTTGAAATCAGCACGGCTGGTCTGCGAAAACCAGTGGGGGAACTATACCCGGACAAACGGCTTCTTCAGAAATGCCATGAAAAAAATATCCCGATTGTTCTATCGTCTGATGCGCACTTTCCTGAACATGTAGGTGCAGATTTTGAAAAGGCAATTGATCTTGCAAAAGAAGTGGGGTATAAGTCCATC